Proteins found in one Nitratiruptor sp. SB155-2 genomic segment:
- a CDS encoding cytochrome d ubiquinol oxidase subunit II, with protein MFENMSTYTLQEYWWFIVSLLGGLFLFLTFVQGGQTKLGLAGNEEQKDLIVNALGRKWELTFTTLVLFGGALFAAFPLFYAVSFGGAYGLWMAILFSFIIQAVAYEYRKKPNNFFGQKVYELFLFLNGTVGIFLIGVALASLFTGAAFKLDDMKHMTWLGSMRGLEALGNPFNILFGLMMVFLARLNANLYFMFILDDPELVEKAKKAIKTDFAIFLVLFLAVAGWILSMSGVGYEQNKFFVVAHKYLNNFLEMPFVLGAFVVGVGLLLGAVVMALKGVKKAFWFSSTAITLVGLSLLLVLGYNHTAYYPSIADIGSSLTIENSSGSRVTLITMSYVSLMVPFVVGYIAYVWRLMDSKPLSEDEVENDVMSY; from the coding sequence ATGTTTGAGAATATGAGTACCTACACCTTGCAAGAGTACTGGTGGTTTATCGTTTCGCTCCTTGGAGGTCTTTTTCTCTTTCTCACTTTTGTTCAAGGTGGCCAGACAAAGCTTGGTCTTGCTGGCAATGAGGAACAAAAAGATCTAATCGTCAATGCTTTGGGGCGGAAGTGGGAGCTAACCTTTACAACATTGGTTCTTTTTGGTGGAGCCTTGTTTGCTGCATTTCCACTCTTTTATGCAGTGAGTTTTGGTGGCGCCTATGGGCTTTGGATGGCGATTTTGTTCAGTTTTATCATTCAGGCGGTAGCATACGAGTATAGAAAAAAGCCAAACAACTTTTTCGGACAAAAAGTGTACGAGCTCTTTTTATTTCTCAATGGAACAGTCGGTATATTCTTAATTGGTGTGGCATTGGCATCTTTGTTTACAGGAGCCGCTTTCAAACTGGATGATATGAAACATATGACATGGCTAGGAAGCATGAGAGGATTGGAGGCTTTGGGAAATCCTTTTAATATCCTCTTTGGACTTATGATGGTTTTCCTTGCCCGTCTCAATGCCAATCTCTATTTCATGTTTATTTTGGATGATCCTGAACTTGTAGAAAAAGCAAAAAAGGCAATAAAAACAGATTTTGCGATATTTTTGGTTCTGTTTTTAGCGGTAGCCGGATGGATTTTGAGTATGAGTGGTGTGGGATACGAACAAAACAAATTTTTTGTAGTAGCACATAAATATCTCAATAACTTTCTTGAGATGCCATTTGTATTGGGCGCTTTTGTGGTTGGTGTCGGATTGCTCCTGGGAGCAGTCGTGATGGCTTTAAAAGGAGTCAAAAAAGCATTTTGGTTCAGCTCAACTGCCATTACATTAGTAGGACTTTCACTTCTCCTTGTTTTAGGATACAACCATACAGCCTACTATCCAAGTATTGCCGATATTGGCAGTTCACTTACCATTGAAAATAGTTCGGGTAGTAGAGTGACCCTCATTACGATGAGTTATGTCTCTTTGATGGTGCCATTTGTTGTGGGATATATTGCCTATGTATGGAGACTTATGGATAGTAAGCCGTTAAGCGAAGATGAAGTAGAAAATGATGTTATGAGTTATTAA
- a CDS encoding EAL domain-containing protein, whose product MENFLQENKKYFQWIKMEHENFLNELLSTLVKDTVSIEEAEALGAQVFERRISFSKLAILLDLFSQKLSDSEYERYLVIRDMVAKGYLKKRLPQEIESIKLGINNNPNLVSKGDLAIVTELLNWLEHLIDSFVHETEPPKINGRISKFIKFVNERSGIFFDNEVVKKDFLKTNTELYECAQEVVNFYEQKRYFYFNLTYIELIALFLKMTTLLSGMFLEEELLSIYVDPITKLPNRFQLLKDLQKFSDLYLLILNVHSFSRLNVLYGYDFGDGILKNIANKLLQTCAVKCYRIYGDEFAILFDKEEDIYQFFQKINGSIEIKTKDEPFTIYFYGAFDEFVPQSLESCEFALFRSEKRELLDSRTVKEMIHEVKNELTLTQKLKEIMVKDNIISYYQPIYSTDENEKKVLKYEVLMRLEFDGKILAPGEFLSVLIEAPFYTEFTKSLLIKSFQTFANNNFTFSINFTLKDIKDKNIKILLDTLCKQQPEVAKRLTIEIVESEALKEFELLNEFIQFFKQYNVSFALDDFGSGYSNFAQFAKLDIDYIKIDGSIIQNILIDTKMQKLLDSIIAFADNLQLKTIAEFVDKKELFEILSDRVDMIQGYYIGKPEPLLIQAQL is encoded by the coding sequence ATGGAAAACTTTTTGCAAGAAAATAAAAAGTATTTTCAATGGATTAAAATGGAACATGAAAATTTTTTAAATGAATTATTATCAACATTAGTAAAAGATACCGTCTCAATAGAAGAAGCAGAAGCTTTAGGTGCCCAAGTTTTTGAAAGAAGGATTAGTTTTTCTAAACTTGCAATTCTTTTGGATCTTTTCTCTCAAAAATTGAGTGATTCCGAATATGAAAGGTATCTTGTTATCCGGGATATGGTAGCTAAAGGTTATCTGAAAAAAAGACTTCCACAAGAGATAGAAAGTATAAAACTTGGAATCAATAATAATCCAAACCTCGTCTCTAAGGGGGATTTGGCAATTGTTACTGAATTACTTAATTGGTTGGAACATTTGATTGATAGTTTTGTCCATGAAACTGAGCCTCCAAAAATCAACGGTAGAATTTCTAAATTTATTAAATTTGTGAATGAGAGAAGTGGAATATTTTTTGATAATGAAGTTGTCAAGAAAGACTTTTTAAAAACGAATACAGAATTATACGAATGTGCTCAAGAAGTTGTCAATTTTTACGAACAAAAACGCTATTTTTATTTTAATCTTACTTATATTGAGCTAATAGCCCTTTTTCTAAAAATGACAACGCTTTTAAGTGGTATGTTTTTAGAAGAAGAACTTCTTTCTATTTATGTTGATCCAATTACTAAATTGCCTAACAGATTTCAATTATTAAAGGATCTTCAAAAGTTTTCTGATCTTTATCTCCTAATTTTGAATGTACATTCTTTTTCAAGACTCAATGTTCTATATGGTTATGATTTTGGTGATGGAATTTTGAAAAATATTGCTAATAAACTATTACAAACATGTGCTGTAAAATGTTACCGTATATATGGAGATGAATTTGCTATTTTATTTGATAAAGAAGAGGATATTTATCAGTTTTTTCAAAAAATCAATGGATCAATAGAAATAAAAACAAAAGATGAACCATTTACGATTTATTTTTATGGAGCATTTGATGAATTTGTTCCTCAATCGCTAGAATCATGTGAATTTGCTTTATTTAGAAGTGAAAAAAGGGAACTTTTAGATTCACGAACAGTAAAAGAGATGATTCATGAAGTTAAAAATGAACTTACTCTGACGCAAAAACTCAAAGAAATCATGGTAAAAGATAATATTATTTCTTATTACCAACCAATTTACAGTACTGATGAAAATGAAAAAAAAGTTTTGAAATATGAAGTGTTGATGAGATTGGAATTCGACGGTAAAATATTAGCTCCTGGTGAATTTCTTTCAGTGTTGATTGAAGCTCCATTCTATACCGAATTTACAAAGTCACTACTTATAAAAAGTTTTCAAACGTTTGCAAACAATAATTTTACTTTTAGTATAAATTTTACACTGAAAGATATTAAAGATAAAAATATTAAAATTTTACTTGATACATTATGTAAACAACAGCCAGAAGTTGCGAAACGATTAACAATAGAAATTGTTGAAAGTGAAGCTTTAAAAGAGTTTGAATTATTAAATGAATTTATACAGTTCTTTAAGCAATATAATGTCTCTTTCGCACTTGATGATTTTGGTAGCGGGTATTCTAATTTTGCTCAGTTTGCAAAACTTGATATTGACTATATAAAGATAGATGGTTCAATAATACAAAATATTTTGATTGACACAAAAATGCAAAAACTTTTAGACTCAATAATCGCTTTTGCAGATAATTTACAGCTTAAGACAATAGCTGAATTTGTAGATAA